A single Dreissena polymorpha isolate Duluth1 chromosome 14, UMN_Dpol_1.0, whole genome shotgun sequence DNA region contains:
- the LOC127856995 gene encoding uncharacterized protein LOC127856995 has translation MMRFLCLVACMKRLDEFEKELRSRTQNIKDMLDDFGKLQTKVMGALDNITSSGSTYVRWGRSTCPTVDGVSRIYEGFAAGTGHLVSGGGANYICLPKVPELATSVMTAQYTSTIHGAEYQTHSSTLHSSIFDQEVPCAVCRTTVSTTVMIPGRLACFDGWKMQYRGFLMAERDIHPNNKQFVCVDENPEIAEGSSNANEDGGLFHFQFPKCGSLKCPPYTERFAMSCVVCSKE, from the exons ATGATGCGTTTCTTGTGTCTCGTTGCTTGCATGAAACGACTCGATGAATTTGAAAAAGAATTACGGTCGAGAACCCAGAACATAAAAG atATGCTTGATGACTTCGGAAAATTGCAAACAAAAGTGATGGGTGCATTGGATAACATAACATCCAGTGGATCCACGTATGTCAGATGGGGACGCTCAACATGTCCGACCGTAGACGGTGTCAGTCGCATTTACGAAGGCTTTGCCGCTGGAACAGGTCATCTTGTAAGTGGTGGAGGGGCAAACTATATATGTCTCCCTAAGGTACCAGAATTAGCAACTTCGGTCATGACGGCACAGTATACCAGCACAATACATGGTGCCGAGTATCAAACGCATTCTTCTACGTTGCATTCCTCTATATTCGACCAGGAAGTTCCATGCGCAGTTTGTCGGACGACCGTTTCAACAACCGTGATGATTCCTGGTCGCCTTGCTTGTTTTGATGGATGGAAGATGCAATACAGGGGGTTTCTTATGGCAGAGCGAGACATTCATCCCAACAATAAACAATTTGTGTGCGTTGATGAGAATCCAGAGATTGCTGAAGGAAGCAGCAATGCAAATGAAGATGGAGGACTTTTTCACTTCCAGTTTCCGAAATGTGGCTCTCTAAAATGCCCGCCCTACACTGAGCGTTTCGCAATGTCTTGCGTGGTGTGTTCTAAAGAGTAA